From a single Pseudomonas cremoricolorata genomic region:
- a CDS encoding peptidase U32 family protein — translation MSLPKNHLELLSPARDVSIAREAILHGADAIYIGGPSFGARHNACNEVKEIAELVTFARRYHARVFTTLNTILHDNELEPARALIHQLYDAGVDALIVQDLGVMELDIPPIELHASTQTDIRTLERARFLDQAGFSQLVLARELNLQQIRSIASETDAAIEFFIHGALCVAFSGQCNISHAQTGRSANRGDCSQACRLPYTLKDDQGRVVAFEKHLLSMKDNNQTANLRDLVDAGVRSFKIEGRYKDMGYVKNITAHYRKELDAILEDRPALARASSGRTEHFFIPDPDKTFHRGSTDYFVSDRKIDIGAFDSPTFTGLPVGVVEKVNKRDLLVVTEVPLTNGDGLNVLLKREVLGFRANIAEPRGQFEGDGQPRYRYRVEPNEMPAGLYKLRPNHPLSRNLDHNWQQALQRTSAERRVGLSWHAELRESHLALTARSEEGVSVQVQLPGPFGAANKPEQALEQLHDLLGQLGTTQYHATAIELDAPQAFFIPNSQLKALRREAIDALTEARVQAHPRGARKAETSPPPVYPEAHLSFLANVYNQKARDFYHRHGVKLIDAAYEAHEEHGEVPVMITKHCLRFSFNLCPKQAKGVTGVRTKVAPMQLIQGDEVLTLKFDCKPCEMHVIGKMKNHIIDLPTPGSAVGQVVGHISPEDLLKTIHRAPH, via the coding sequence ATGTCCCTGCCCAAGAACCACCTCGAACTGCTCAGCCCCGCCCGTGACGTGAGCATTGCCCGCGAAGCGATCCTGCATGGCGCTGACGCCATCTATATTGGCGGCCCCAGCTTTGGCGCGCGGCACAACGCCTGCAACGAGGTGAAGGAAATCGCCGAGCTGGTGACCTTCGCCCGTCGCTATCATGCGCGGGTGTTCACTACCCTCAACACCATCCTCCACGACAACGAGCTGGAGCCGGCGCGTGCGCTGATTCATCAGTTGTACGATGCCGGCGTCGACGCGCTGATCGTGCAGGACCTCGGGGTGATGGAGCTGGATATTCCGCCCATCGAGCTGCACGCCAGCACCCAGACCGACATCCGCACCCTGGAACGCGCGCGTTTTCTCGACCAGGCCGGCTTCTCGCAACTGGTATTGGCCCGTGAGCTGAACCTGCAGCAGATTCGCAGCATCGCCAGCGAAACCGACGCGGCCATCGAGTTCTTCATCCACGGTGCGCTGTGCGTGGCGTTCTCCGGGCAGTGCAACATCTCCCACGCACAGACCGGGCGCAGCGCCAACCGGGGTGATTGCTCCCAGGCCTGCCGCCTGCCCTACACCCTCAAGGACGACCAGGGCCGGGTGGTGGCCTTCGAGAAACACCTGCTGTCGATGAAAGACAACAACCAGACCGCCAACTTGCGTGATCTGGTCGATGCCGGCGTGCGTTCGTTCAAGATCGAGGGCCGCTACAAGGACATGGGCTATGTGAAGAACATCACCGCCCACTACCGCAAGGAACTCGACGCCATTCTCGAAGACCGCCCCGCGCTGGCCCGAGCTTCCAGCGGGCGGACCGAGCATTTCTTCATTCCTGACCCGGACAAGACCTTCCACCGCGGCAGCACCGACTACTTCGTCAGCGACCGCAAGATCGACATCGGCGCGTTCGACTCGCCGACCTTCACCGGCCTGCCGGTGGGCGTGGTCGAGAAGGTCAACAAGCGCGACCTGCTGGTGGTCACCGAGGTGCCGTTGACCAACGGTGATGGCCTCAACGTGCTGCTCAAGCGCGAAGTGCTGGGTTTTCGCGCCAATATCGCCGAGCCACGCGGGCAGTTCGAGGGAGACGGCCAGCCGCGCTACCGCTACCGCGTCGAGCCCAACGAGATGCCGGCCGGGCTGTACAAGCTGCGCCCGAACCATCCGCTGTCGCGTAACCTCGACCACAACTGGCAGCAAGCCCTGCAGCGCACCTCGGCCGAGCGTCGCGTGGGCCTGAGCTGGCACGCCGAACTGCGCGAGTCGCACCTGGCGCTGACCGCGCGCAGTGAAGAAGGCGTCAGCGTTCAGGTGCAGTTGCCAGGCCCGTTCGGCGCTGCCAACAAGCCTGAACAGGCGCTCGAGCAATTGCACGACCTGCTCGGCCAGCTGGGCACCACCCAGTACCACGCCACCGCCATCGAGCTGGACGCGCCGCAGGCGTTCTTCATTCCCAACTCACAGCTCAAAGCGCTGCGCCGCGAAGCCATCGATGCGCTGACCGAAGCGCGCGTGCAGGCCCATCCGCGCGGTGCGCGCAAGGCCGAGACCAGCCCACCACCGGTGTACCCGGAGGCGCACCTGTCGTTCCTGGCCAACGTCTACAACCAGAAGGCCCGCGATTTCTACCATCGCCACGGGGTCAAGCTGATCGATGCTGCCTACGAGGCCCACGAGGAACACGGCGAAGTGCCGGTGATGATCACCAAGCACTGCCTGCGGTTCTCGTTCAACCTGTGCCCCAAGCAGGCCAAGGGCGTAACCGGCGTACGCACTAAGGTGGCGCCGATGCAACTGATCCAGGGCGATGAAGTGCTGACCCTGAAATTCGATTGCAAGCCGTGTGAAATGCACGTGATCGGCAAGATGAAAAACCACATCATCGACCTGCCCACCCCGGGCAGCGCGGTGGGCCAGGTGGTCGGGCACATCAGCCCGGAAGACTTGCTCAAGACCATTCACCGGGCGCCGCATTGA
- a CDS encoding TonB-dependent receptor family protein, which yields MTHAFSWCRPFTALLPGLGLCGVAWAQPPASFTLLEPLVVTGSYAPSASFDLPFSVDTVERSQFADGQLGVNLSEALNRVPGLVVQNRQNYAQDLQISSRGYGARSAFGIRGLKLISDGIPASTPDGQGQAATLNLDVADRVEVLRGPASAIYGSNAGGVIQMFSRDGSGPPKVGAATTYGSDGFSKQRVYGEGGNDDAGFIVDASRMDTDGYRDHSAARRDQTFAKVHVNPDQDSRLALIFSSLEQNGTQDPLGQTWQGYKDDPRSVSANALSYDTRKSIHHQQLGMNYERAFGDATLQFNLYGGKRSVIQYLSIPKGALPNLRGGGVVDFDREFHGGTLRWIQPISAAPGDLKVTVGADYDRSQDDRRGFQNFSGDTLGVKGELRRDEIDTATSLDPYVQAHWEIEHWTFEAGLRRSSLRMKVDDHYLDDGDSSGSRTYQRTLPSLALMYAFTPELQGYISAGKAVETPTQAEMAYAPGAGGAFNFGLSPATSTQVELGLKARPDANTRINAALFEIRTDDEVVVYASEAGRTSYQNAGKTLRRGLELSVQREFSPQWQANLAYTWLDATYAQDFSKSGQTVDKGNQLPGVPRSSLFAELVWTPREGISMGLEGQYRSKVYVEDSNQQHAAPAYTVFNWRTQFEQTLGPWTFRELVRLDNLLDRQYVGSVIVGDGNGRYYEAAPGRSWYAGAGLEYQF from the coding sequence ATGACCCACGCTTTTTCCTGGTGCCGCCCGTTCACCGCCCTGCTCCCGGGCCTTGGCCTGTGCGGCGTCGCCTGGGCCCAGCCGCCCGCCTCGTTCACCCTGCTCGAACCGCTGGTGGTGACCGGCAGCTACGCCCCCAGCGCCAGTTTCGACCTGCCGTTCTCGGTCGATACCGTCGAGCGCAGCCAGTTCGCCGATGGCCAACTGGGCGTCAATCTGTCCGAGGCGCTCAACCGTGTGCCTGGCCTGGTGGTGCAGAACCGTCAGAACTATGCCCAAGACTTGCAGATTTCCTCGCGCGGCTACGGCGCGCGTTCGGCCTTCGGCATTCGTGGCCTGAAGCTGATCAGCGATGGCATTCCCGCCAGCACACCCGATGGTCAGGGCCAGGCGGCAACGCTCAACCTCGATGTGGCCGATCGCGTCGAAGTGCTGCGCGGCCCGGCCTCGGCCATCTACGGCAGCAACGCAGGCGGGGTGATCCAGATGTTTTCCCGTGATGGCAGCGGCCCGCCCAAGGTCGGCGCAGCCACCACCTACGGCAGCGACGGTTTCAGCAAGCAGCGGGTGTATGGCGAGGGCGGCAATGACGATGCCGGGTTCATCGTCGACGCTTCGCGCATGGATACCGACGGCTACCGCGACCACAGCGCCGCGCGCCGCGACCAGACCTTCGCCAAGGTCCACGTCAACCCTGACCAGGACAGCCGCCTGGCGCTGATCTTCAGCAGCCTCGAGCAGAACGGCACGCAAGACCCGCTCGGCCAGACCTGGCAAGGCTACAAGGATGACCCGCGGTCGGTGTCGGCCAACGCCTTGAGCTACGACACACGCAAGAGCATCCACCACCAGCAGCTGGGCATGAACTACGAACGCGCCTTTGGCGACGCCACCTTGCAGTTCAACCTGTATGGCGGCAAGCGCAGCGTGATCCAGTACCTGTCGATCCCCAAAGGTGCGCTACCCAATCTGCGCGGTGGCGGCGTGGTCGACTTCGACCGCGAGTTCCACGGCGGCACGCTGCGCTGGATTCAGCCGATCAGTGCGGCGCCGGGGGATCTGAAAGTCACCGTCGGCGCCGACTACGACCGCAGCCAGGACGATCGGCGCGGCTTCCAGAACTTCAGCGGCGATACCTTGGGCGTCAAAGGCGAACTGCGCCGTGACGAGATTGACACCGCCACCAGCCTTGACCCCTATGTGCAGGCGCACTGGGAGATCGAGCACTGGACCTTCGAGGCCGGCCTGCGCCGCAGCAGCTTGCGCATGAAGGTCGACGACCACTACCTGGACGATGGCGACTCCAGCGGTTCGCGCACCTACCAGCGCACCCTGCCGAGCCTGGCACTGATGTACGCCTTCACCCCCGAGCTGCAAGGCTACATCAGCGCCGGCAAGGCGGTGGAAACCCCGACCCAGGCCGAAATGGCCTACGCGCCGGGCGCTGGCGGTGCATTCAACTTCGGTCTTTCCCCTGCGACCAGCACCCAGGTCGAACTGGGCCTTAAAGCGCGACCCGATGCCAACACCCGCATCAACGCCGCGCTGTTCGAGATCCGTACCGATGACGAGGTGGTGGTGTACGCCTCCGAAGCCGGTCGCACCAGCTACCAGAACGCCGGCAAGACCCTGCGCCGTGGCCTGGAGCTGAGCGTGCAGCGCGAGTTCAGCCCGCAGTGGCAGGCCAACCTCGCCTACACCTGGCTCGACGCCACCTACGCCCAGGACTTCAGCAAGAGCGGCCAGACCGTCGATAAAGGCAACCAGCTGCCGGGCGTACCGCGCAGCAGCCTGTTCGCCGAGCTGGTGTGGACGCCGCGCGAGGGCATCAGCATGGGCCTGGAGGGTCAGTACCGCAGCAAGGTGTATGTCGAGGACAGCAACCAGCAGCACGCCGCGCCCGCTTACACCGTGTTCAACTGGCGCACCCAGTTCGAGCAGACCTTGGGCCCATGGACCTTCCGAGAGCTGGTACGGCTGGACAACCTGCTCGACCGCCAGTACGTCGGTTCGGTGATCGTCGGCGACGGCAATGGCCGCTACTACGAAGCCGCGCCAGGACGCAGTTGGTACGCCGGCGCCGGGCTGGAATATCAGTTCTAG
- a CDS encoding RidA family protein — MSTQDITFIPDSDAESISSDVALFNGLLVTTQIPVRADGSLELGDIVTQCECTLQALKEALERAGSGMDRVLHLTIYLTDMADRAVFNEVYQRFFAKPWPVRAAVGVASLAFDGMRVEVTAMAAQG; from the coding sequence ATGAGCACTCAGGACATCACCTTCATCCCCGACAGCGACGCCGAGTCGATTTCCTCCGACGTGGCGCTGTTCAACGGCCTGCTGGTGACCACGCAAATTCCCGTGCGCGCCGACGGCAGCCTTGAGCTGGGCGATATCGTCACCCAGTGCGAATGCACCTTGCAGGCGCTCAAGGAGGCCCTCGAGCGTGCCGGCAGCGGCATGGATCGTGTGCTGCACCTGACCATCTACCTCACCGACATGGCCGACCGCGCCGTGTTCAACGAGGTCTATCAGCGCTTCTTCGCCAAACCCTGGCCCGTGCGGGCCGCCGTCGGTGTGGCGTCGCTGGCCTTCGACGGCATGCGCGTGGAAGTCACCGCCATGGCCGCCCAAGGCTGA
- a CDS encoding tRNA (adenine(22)-N(1))-methyltransferase, with amino-acid sequence MNEQTLSLRLERVAANIPQGARLADIGSDHGYLPIALYLRGVIEAGVAGEVALAPFHSAQGKVRKNGLQAHITVRHASGLAAIEAHDRITAISLCGMGGETIRDILEAGRERLRGDELLVLQPNVREWVARGWLAANGYQILHEEILEENQFTYEIIVAQRGEAVSYSPEQLYFGPLLMAQRSPLFLAKWRLNLQRKERVVARFERAREVPAAKREEVGEQLRMIRQLLA; translated from the coding sequence TTGAACGAACAGACTCTGTCGCTGCGCCTGGAACGGGTAGCGGCCAACATTCCCCAGGGCGCACGCCTGGCCGACATCGGCTCGGACCACGGCTACCTGCCCATCGCCTTGTACCTGCGCGGGGTGATCGAGGCGGGGGTCGCCGGGGAAGTCGCCTTGGCACCGTTTCACTCGGCCCAAGGCAAAGTGCGCAAGAACGGCCTGCAGGCGCACATCACCGTGCGCCACGCCAGTGGCCTTGCGGCCATCGAGGCGCACGACCGCATCACCGCCATCAGCTTGTGCGGTATGGGTGGCGAGACGATTCGCGACATTCTCGAAGCCGGCCGCGAGCGTTTGCGCGGTGATGAGCTGCTGGTGCTGCAACCGAACGTGCGCGAATGGGTGGCCCGTGGTTGGCTGGCGGCCAACGGTTACCAAATCCTCCACGAGGAAATCCTCGAGGAAAATCAGTTCACCTACGAAATCATCGTCGCCCAGCGCGGCGAGGCGGTCAGCTACAGCCCTGAACAGTTGTACTTTGGCCCGCTGCTCATGGCTCAGCGCAGCCCGCTGTTCCTCGCCAAGTGGCGGTTGAACCTGCAACGCAAGGAGCGGGTGGTGGCGCGTTTCGAACGGGCTCGGGAAGTGCCTGCGGCCAAGCGTGAGGAAGTGGGCGAGCAACTGCGCATGATTCGCCAGTTGCTCGCCTGA
- a CDS encoding lysylphosphatidylglycerol synthase domain-containing protein: MPAKQNWMKWGKRLFTVLFIVLIPALLYSLARNLDWNEVRESLQAYKLSTLLIGLGIAACSYVVFASYDLLARAYTGHNLPARQVLPIAFVCYAFNLNFTTWVGGVALRYRLYGRLGLDNGTITRILTLGLLTNWMGYLLVAGVVFALRQVKLPDDWAVGVTGLQLIGVLMLAVVAGYLLACGLATRRTWSIRGHELTLPSLRLALCQVALGGSNWLLMAALIWWLMPGDVFYPSVFGVLMISCVAGVVAHIPAGLGVLETVFLALLSGQLSQGSLVAALLGYRTLYYLIPLMAAVITYLVLEKRAKSMRQQRASDAPQR, translated from the coding sequence ATGCCAGCCAAGCAAAACTGGATGAAATGGGGCAAGCGCCTGTTCACCGTGTTGTTCATCGTGTTGATTCCGGCCCTGCTGTACTCACTGGCACGCAATCTGGACTGGAACGAGGTGCGGGAGTCGTTGCAGGCCTACAAGCTCAGCACGCTGCTGATCGGCCTGGGTATCGCGGCGTGCAGCTATGTGGTGTTCGCCAGCTACGACCTGCTGGCCCGCGCCTACACCGGGCATAACCTGCCAGCGCGGCAGGTGCTGCCGATTGCATTCGTCTGCTACGCGTTCAACCTCAACTTCACCACCTGGGTCGGTGGCGTGGCGCTGCGTTACCGACTCTACGGGCGGCTTGGCCTGGATAACGGCACCATCACGCGGATTCTGACCCTTGGCCTGCTGACCAACTGGATGGGGTACCTGCTGGTGGCTGGTGTGGTGTTCGCCTTGCGTCAGGTCAAGCTGCCCGATGACTGGGCCGTGGGCGTGACCGGTCTGCAACTGATCGGCGTGCTGATGCTGGCGGTCGTGGCGGGCTATCTACTCGCCTGCGGCCTGGCCACGCGACGCACCTGGTCCATCCGCGGCCACGAACTGACCTTGCCATCGCTGCGTCTGGCCCTGTGTCAGGTGGCGCTCGGTGGCAGCAACTGGCTGTTGATGGCGGCGTTGATCTGGTGGCTGATGCCTGGGGATGTGTTCTACCCATCGGTATTCGGCGTGCTGATGATCAGCTGCGTGGCCGGGGTGGTGGCGCACATTCCGGCCGGGCTTGGCGTGCTGGAGACGGTGTTCCTGGCCCTGCTCAGCGGGCAATTGAGCCAGGGCAGCCTGGTGGCGGCGCTATTGGGCTACCGCACGCTGTACTACCTGATTCCGTTGATGGCTGCGGTGATTACCTACCTGGTGCTGGAAAAGCGCGCCAAATCCATGCGCCAACAGCGCGCCAGCGACGCGCCACAACGCTGA
- the clsB gene encoding cardiolipin synthase ClsB: MKRPWVEGNQVELLINGEEYYPRVFEAIAQAREEVLLETFIIFDDKVGQQLRQVLIEAATRGVRVEVAVDGYGTASLSDEFVCSMTQVGVGFHVFDPQPRVAGMRTNLFRRLHRKIVVVDGERAFIGGINYSADHLGDFGAMAKQDYAVEVTGPVVAQLHASSKRLMSGVLEPASQVRPLTEPAGTVTAVLAERDNGRHRTEIEAYYLEGFRMARQRIVVANAYFFPGYRLLRELRNAARRGVEVTLILQGQPDMRWVRALSRLLYNYLLRDNVRIYEYCQRPLHGKVALIDDLWSTVGSSNLDPLSLSLNLEANLLIRDRAFNQRLYEHLSGLAEQHCKTVTLERMIRGYWWRAPLIFLGFHITRFFPRIAGWLPAHRQRLQSLQPEAPTTADIHEGQA, encoded by the coding sequence GTGAAGCGCCCATGGGTCGAAGGCAACCAGGTCGAGTTGCTGATCAATGGCGAGGAGTACTACCCGCGGGTGTTCGAGGCCATCGCCCAGGCCCGCGAAGAAGTACTGCTGGAAACCTTCATCATTTTCGACGACAAGGTCGGTCAGCAGTTGCGTCAAGTGTTGATCGAAGCCGCTACGCGTGGGGTGCGAGTGGAGGTGGCGGTCGATGGCTACGGCACGGCGTCACTGAGCGATGAGTTCGTCTGCTCGATGACCCAGGTGGGCGTCGGCTTCCACGTCTTCGACCCGCAGCCGCGCGTGGCTGGCATGCGCACCAACCTGTTCCGCCGCCTGCACCGCAAGATCGTGGTCGTCGATGGTGAGCGGGCGTTCATTGGCGGCATCAATTACAGCGCTGACCACTTGGGCGATTTCGGCGCGATGGCCAAGCAGGATTACGCGGTGGAGGTCACCGGTCCGGTGGTGGCGCAGTTGCATGCCTCCAGCAAACGGCTGATGAGCGGTGTGCTCGAACCGGCTAGCCAAGTGCGCCCGTTGACCGAGCCGGCCGGCACTGTCACCGCGGTGCTGGCCGAGCGCGACAACGGCCGCCACCGCACCGAGATCGAAGCCTATTACCTGGAAGGCTTTCGCATGGCCCGCCAGCGCATCGTGGTGGCCAACGCGTACTTCTTCCCCGGTTACCGACTGCTGCGCGAACTGCGCAATGCCGCCCGCCGTGGCGTGGAGGTGACACTGATTCTGCAAGGCCAGCCCGACATGCGCTGGGTGCGGGCCTTGTCGCGGCTGCTGTACAACTACCTGCTGCGCGACAACGTGCGCATCTATGAGTATTGCCAGCGGCCACTGCACGGCAAGGTCGCGCTGATCGACGACCTGTGGTCGACGGTCGGTTCCAGCAACCTCGACCCGCTGAGCCTGTCGCTGAACCTGGAAGCGAACCTGCTGATCCGTGATCGGGCGTTCAACCAGCGGCTCTACGAGCACCTCAGCGGCCTGGCCGAACAGCACTGCAAGACCGTGACCCTGGAGCGCATGATCCGCGGTTACTGGTGGCGTGCACCGCTGATCTTCCTCGGCTTTCACATCACCCGCTTCTTCCCACGCATCGCCGGCTGGCTGCCCGCGCACCGCCAGCGCCTGCAATCGCTGCAACCTGAAGCACCCACCACGGCCGATATCCATGAGGGGCAAGCCTGA
- a CDS encoding endonuclease/exonuclease/phosphatase family protein, whose product MTSILAQPSVVASSGIQVSRLNVLTLNVHKGFTALNRRFILPELRDAVRATGADLVFLQEVHGSHREHAERHPLWPETPQYEFLADSMWPQFAYGRNAVYPHGDHGNALLSKFAIAEHNNLDVSVEGNEQRGLLHCRLEVPGHDEVHAICVHLGLREAHRQSQVRLLLDLLERLPARAPVIIAGDFNDWRLKADAVLSQHLVEAFGERFGTPARSFPARLPLLRLDRIYLRNAMPSGAQVLSKYPWSHLSDHAPLVAQVSL is encoded by the coding sequence ATGACGTCGATCCTCGCCCAGCCCAGCGTCGTCGCCAGCAGTGGCATCCAGGTCAGTCGCCTCAACGTGCTGACGCTCAACGTGCACAAGGGCTTCACTGCCCTGAACCGGCGCTTCATCCTGCCTGAACTGCGCGATGCGGTGCGCGCCACCGGGGCTGACCTGGTGTTCCTGCAAGAGGTGCACGGCAGCCACCGTGAGCACGCCGAACGCCACCCGTTGTGGCCGGAAACGCCGCAGTACGAATTCCTCGCCGACAGCATGTGGCCGCAGTTCGCCTACGGGCGCAACGCGGTCTATCCCCATGGCGATCATGGCAATGCCCTGCTGTCGAAATTCGCCATCGCTGAGCACAACAACCTCGACGTCAGCGTCGAGGGCAACGAACAACGCGGCCTGTTGCATTGCCGCCTGGAGGTGCCGGGGCACGATGAGGTGCACGCCATCTGCGTGCACCTGGGCCTGAGGGAAGCGCACCGGCAGAGCCAGGTGCGTTTGCTGCTGGATCTGCTCGAACGTCTGCCGGCGAGGGCACCGGTGATCATCGCCGGCGATTTCAACGACTGGCGGCTCAAGGCCGACGCCGTGCTCTCTCAGCACCTGGTGGAAGCCTTTGGCGAGCGCTTCGGTACCCCGGCGCGCAGCTTTCCGGCGCGCCTGCCGCTGCTGCGACTCGACCGCATTTACTTACGCAATGCCATGCCCAGCGGTGCACAGGTCTTGTCCAAGTACCCGTGGTCGCACCTTTCCGATCATGCTCCGCTGGTGGCGCAGGTGAGTTTGTGA
- a CDS encoding ATP-dependent Clp protease proteolytic subunit translates to MARHIIHYTGPINSSTCGNLINTCAKAINQGASELQVNVATMGGECSYGFTLYNFLRSLPVPLHTHNLGTVESMGNILFLAGEQRTACRYSKFLFHPFHWTLHGSVDHARMTEYAMSLDYDLELYAKIVAERTAGAAQVLDVPRYLTAYPRILGPQEALDCGMITAIDERRIDTDAVQWSVHA, encoded by the coding sequence ATGGCCAGGCACATCATTCATTACACCGGGCCGATCAACTCATCGACCTGCGGCAACCTCATCAATACCTGCGCCAAGGCGATCAATCAGGGTGCCAGTGAGCTCCAAGTCAACGTTGCCACCATGGGCGGGGAATGCAGCTACGGTTTCACCCTGTACAACTTCTTGCGCTCGTTACCCGTACCACTGCACACCCATAACCTCGGCACCGTCGAATCGATGGGCAATATCCTGTTTCTTGCCGGCGAGCAGCGTACGGCCTGCCGCTACAGCAAGTTTCTGTTCCATCCGTTTCACTGGACGCTGCATGGCTCGGTCGACCACGCGCGCATGACCGAATACGCCATGAGCCTGGACTACGACCTCGAGTTGTACGCCAAGATCGTCGCCGAACGCACCGCCGGTGCTGCACAGGTGCTCGACGTGCCGCGCTACCTGACGGCCTACCCGCGAATTCTCGGCCCGCAAGAAGCGCTCGACTGCGGCATGATCACCGCCATCGACGAGCGGCGCATCGACACCGACGCCGTGCAGTGGAGCGTGCATGCCTGA